The Octopus sinensis unplaced genomic scaffold, ASM634580v1 Contig13757, whole genome shotgun sequence DNA window CTTTCTCTGCCTGAGAGTGACACAAGCACATTGCCTTCTTGTTGTTCGTTCTGAAGGAGTTTATGTTCATTTTGAATATTTCGTCGTTCTGGCTGTAATTCTCGAACACCTTCTCAAACAACTGCCCCACCTCCCTCGTCCAGTCGAGCACGGAAGAGAAGACCAGTCTGTCGTCACTGGGTAACACATCCCACCAACTTGCAGTACTCCCGCAGCTTTATTTGGTAGTACTTGTCCGACAGTTTCCTACCGTTGGAATACTCCCATACTTCAGCGTGGACCCGTAGTTCCTGGTGGCTGCCGCAAAGTCCTTGCAGAACTCGTTCACTTGCGCGTAAAAGTCGATGCCCTTCGCGTCAAAGTCAGTCAAGTCCCCAAAGTTGTTCTGAGGGAGGAGGCAGAGGAATTACCCAAAAAGTGTAGTCCCAAGCAGTCATGGAAATTACTATTGCGAAGAATCAATACCGCTTTCGATTATTTCAAGTATAAcaactaataaattatatttataaatattactttatacACTCGACGGCGATGACTCTGTCAATCCAATAATCAATGCAGATACGAATAGTCCGCAGGGAATATATGTTCTCCACAAATAACAATCAGTATAGCCGGTGTTCTAATCAGTCGAAATTAGGAGTTCATTATTGAACTATCATAAAGTTCCCACATAGGCAACACATGGATCACATTTATCCGCAGCTGTGTGCTATACCCCTGCTGTCTTTTACTGcgttgaaaatattttgagataaCAGTAAATTGTTCGTGGATGTCCTTTGTCGTCTTTGTGATTTAATTCCAATGCCCAGTTAGCACATGTGCCCAAATAAACGCCAAGGAGCTTTGGTCGTGTCCATAGTTAAGTGTCTACTGTTGCAGGTATAATGagtttaaaaattacaattagttGTATCTTATTTTAGTTCAAtaaacattttgtaattttatcgAGGTAAACCCTAATAAATGTATGAAATAGACTTGAATAAAGTAATACGTTGCGTCTAAATATGGATAATGTGTGCTGTTACGAATCACTCATGTCTCGACTCGTCCGAACTGTGAATCCTTGAATTCCTTAAATTCTTTAGTTGAGGTCTCAAGAGGGAGCTCAGGATGGTAATTATTTGTCGACATTTGATatgtgtagttgacaaaaatgTACTGACAACAGGAATCACAGTACTAATTATCATATTCTGCATTTTCGCACTGTTCCGAACAATCTCTCGGACATCCGGCAAATCCTCATCTGTATCGTAACTGATGTTATTTTAGCGGAGGGACGGTCCCTCGGAGGACGGACTGGCTCTGTAGATAACAAATAACCGGACACTAACCCAATTAATAATTatgtctctctcttcttgtttgaCCGAGCTGTTAGTCGATAATCAATATGCTATGTTTGCCCTCACACTAAACTGAGAGGACTGTCCAATAAGTCACCATCCTCCGACAGTCCTATAGTGGTgtgaataatattaaatatagtaATGAGCATAAAGTATGTGCTATTTATTACGACGGAAATCACTTTTGAAGGACACATTCAATGTCTTACCCTCTGAGGCACCCATCAAATGGAAGGTGAGTACATCCTCCGTGTCCTCGGCAGTCctatgtgaataataataaatatggcaATAGTAATAAGCATAACGATCAATGTAAAAGGTAATATATGTGCTATTTATTACGACGGAAATCACTTTTGAAGGACACATTCAATGTCTTACCCTCTGAGGCACCCATCTTGGACATGTTCAGGGCGGCCACGGCAGCACAGGCCTCCTCGTATTTCACAAAGTTGACAAAACCAATACTACTCGCCCAGGTGGTGTTGCCTGGGAGGGAATTGACCGAGGCAATGGCCCCGAACCGAGAAAAGAGTTGGTACAAGTGGAGATTAGTAGATCCTGGGATTAGGTTGGACACATAGACACAGTGGTGTTGCACAGGGGGCACATTCCGGGCAACAGGACTATACCGAAAGTAGTCATAGTGGGAGTAGGGGAGGAAGCCAGTGGTCACTTTGACGGAGGACTGTCGGGCATATCGCACAATTATGTGTTTGTCAGTGCCTGGGAGTACTTGTTTGCAGTTGAGCACGGCAATGGCCGACTCTGCACACACAGGGTGGTAGAACATGACCATTCCACTGCACTTGGACATGCCGTGGGCGTCCACCAACAGTTTGAGGGACTGCACAGGCCCGAATGTCTCGAAAAGCATCTTCAAATTGTTTTCCATGAACGAGGGCGGCAGGTTCTGCACGTACAAATTCCGCAGTTCAGTCTTGCCCGTCTGACAGCGAGAGAAGCTGACGTGGATGGCCTTTTGGTCGACGACATGCCCGTCGAGTGTGTCGATGGCCTTCTGGGACTGTTCCTGTGTGCCGTAGGAAATGAATCCGTAGCAGAGGGAGGTGCCACACGACTGGTCCATCATCAGTCGACAGTTGGTGACCTGAGTGAGGGGGAGGCCGTACATTGGGGACTGTCGTGAAGAGGGAGAATAACGATTCGGGGGTGATTGAGGGGGCCAGGTTGCTGACAATCAGTTCGCACTTGTCCACTACGAGTGTGTGGGGGAAATGCCCAATGGACTGctgaggggggagagggggattCATGTACCCGTTTCTCGCATTTGTTTCTACATTGTAGGGCTGGATAACAACAACCAACAAAACTCATgtcaattatataattaattcaatttatttaaacAACTGATTACAACTCAAAACCTGCACAATAAAAAGTATTACAGTCCTCCGATATATAACTCTCCTTCGACCTGACTGGCCCACTCAGAATAGAACTGGACCTGACATAGTCCTGTCTGTCAATCCCCACTTCCTTCCTCACCACTCCGCCCCTCAGCCTGCCAATAAACAGACTGGCACAACCGGGCATACTCCCTCTGATTGAGCACCACACATTTCTTCCCGAATTTGTCCAGACTAATGTCCATGTCCTCTCCTGTGGCCAGCAGCCACCCTTCTCGACAGTCCTTATACTTGAGGACGGTCACCATCCACCGGCCATACTCGTCCAGCCAGAACCCCACGACATGCACAACCTCCCCCTCCCCACAACTGAAAGTGTCATTCGAGGCCAATTCGACGGGACTGTCCCCCGCTGACCGAACTCGACTGAACCAGACATCCCGGGCAACCTCCCGACCGGACTGCAATACAACCAGGAATGAGTACTGCGAGGACACATCGGAAGGGGGCTCCCTTGTGCACGCCCACCCACGTATGAGTTGGGATTACATTCGGAGGGTCTGTCCGTTCACCACACACAATACTCGCTGGACGGATTACCACCGTCGTGTTCGTCGTCGGTTTCGCTTTCTTTGAGGGGACAGTCCGATCCAGCACTGTTGATTGCAGTCCTTCTTTTCCTGGTCTTTTTCGCTTCTCTGAGGATTTCGCGTGGGTCTTCTTTGTGGGAGGACCAGTCTCCTTGGTCGACGTTGGTTGTTCTCTGATGGACGCATCTCCCACTTGGACGACAACTGATGTCTTGAGTGGAGTGGACTAGGGGGATATTGGGTGGTCATACTGATTTCATTTGTGTGATTTCGAGTGGTTTATCTACCATTTGTGCACAATTGGGGAACCATTTATATAAATTGATTTTAGAGGACGAGTCGAGTACACATTGGAGAGAGTAACAGTCCCGTTCTCCTGGTagttgattgatactttatttatcttaATCTTTTTAACGACTGTTCGCATGTTGGACAACAAGACGCAACCAAAAACAACAATTTATAACACGTAATTTATTTATTAGGAACAAAAACAACGTCATAACCATAATTAACTATTTCAGGTGATCCCAGCCTCTTTTAAAAACCTTCGCATCTTTTCTGTGTGTTCTACAGCGCATTGTCTAAGAGGGCGGGGATCCCGAACTTTTTTCCTGAGGTCTCCACCGTTTTCTTTCACGATTTCTTCTAGTCCATTTGGTTGAATTTTGTTCCCTGTGACATTCGCTAGGAGGTTTACAATCTCCATTTGAATATTGTCGATTTTTTCGACATTTGAATATGCTAGATTGCTTCCCCATACTGTACATCCGTAACCAATTGTCGGTTTAATGTATTGGGTGTATAGAGACTCTAATCCGTAAGTTCCTTTGGCGTCTTCCAAGTTTCCAAGAAATGCTTTAAAAGGTTTAATTTCGTCAACACGTTTTCGGTATGGGGAGTAAAGGTTAGAAAGGTGTCAAAGGTGATCCCAGTATCTTTAGAGTTTTATTTGGAGGAATTGATTTCCCTTCCATGGTCACATTTATCGACTAATTCCTCAGTCTTTTGTTAGTTGTGAAAAAGGTTAGCTCAGACTTTTCCGGGCTTGCTTTCAACAGATTGGCATTGAGCCATATACAcaggttatttatatttttctgtaatctTCTTGTAGCTTCGCTGACACATATATCCCTCGAACAAGAATCCTCGGGATCCAGGTTCTTTCCGACCCATCTCTCTGCTTTGTGTCGCTTCGAAAGTTTGGGAGATTCATTTTGGATCACATATATCCGCACACCAACCTGGTTTCGCCCATCTCACTCCACCTCTACGCACCTAACAAAACTAACGGACTTTATTGCGGATGGTTTTAATGACAACAAACCTCCACTTCGCACAATTCTGGCCACGATCGACATTGCAGAAGCCTTCGACAAGACTTCCCGTCATGTTCTTTCAAACAATATTACAGCGACGAACATTCCCCCAATGATTCAAAAATGGCTCAAGTCGTTCATATCCGGCAGACTGGGTCGCACTTTGTTCATGTCGATACTTACCGAATGGAGTCCCGCAAGGATCGGCTCTCTCCCCGGTCTCGTTTAACCTCCACCTGAGCAGTTTGCCTAAGCTGGAAGACACTTTGATCCTGTCTTATGCTGCTGATTTGATCTTGGCGGCTAGAAACAAGAACATTTCAACTGCTTCCACAGGCCTACAAACTCATCTGGATTTATTGAAGTCTTGGCTTGTAACCAACCACCCTCTCCTTCCAAGTCCAGTGTTACGTTCTTCACCAGTGACCGTCGCCAGCTAGACCAGCATCCAgagttgaaaatctttggagaacGCCTCCCCATCTCAAAAACTGATCTACGACCAACCTCTTACCTTCTCCCCTCATGTTGACCACATaatcaaaaaagtaaacaaaaagagGAATGCCTTCCGTGCAGTGGCCGGATCCTCCTTCGGTCAAGACAAAGAAACGCTAAGAATAATCTACAAACAATATGTCAGGACCTCCCTTAACTACGCTAGCCTCACTTGGGGCTCCTCTCTTTCATCCAGCAACATTCAAAAACTCCAAAGGATCCAAAATGGTGCTTTCCGATCAATTGCCGGATGCATGTTATTCACTCCTTCCGACCATCTCCACTGGAAACCACCATTCTCCCTGTGGAAGATCACCTTCGCATCCGGAACCTGCAATTCCTCAGTGCGGTCATGGAATCAGACCATGTCATTTCCTCACCCATACAAAAACAGCCGTTTCAGTCATTGCAAACCATTTCAGTCCACAGAGAACTATGAAAATgtcttagaaaaatatattatcaaaataaagGTCAGTCAAATCAGGCTTTGGCATGTCTGGTTGGCTGTAGAAAGTGTCGTCGGCCATGCGCATTTTATTGGTTTGGATGGAGTAGTCCAACTGGAATGTGAATGAGCACACACCTTGTCCTTCTCTCTGTCGAGGAGCACTCTGCACTCGTGCGGCCCCATGTCCTGGTTCTTGAACAGCACATCCGAGACGACGGTCTGGTTGGCCAGCAAGTAGTGGTGGTTCTGCATGGTGTCCCACAAAGACGTCAACTGCCCCAACTGCTCACTCAACACAGAGTGGTTGAAGGACATGAGGTTGTCCTTATACCGCCTCTTCTCCCGGGACTTCCTGGCAGCCTGGTTGGGCAGGGGGGAGTACTTCGTTGTTCTTCATCCTCTTCTCCCGGTAGTCCCTGTCTGTGTGTTCGGGCACGTCCTCCTGTTTGCAGAAGGTGTCACTCGAGTCGAGGAAATAGGGCCATTCGGGGAGTTGTGGGTACTGCAGAAAGTGACTGTCGTGTGGCCAAAGGGGGTAGTCCTCGGTCTCCTGTGTGATGGGGAAGTAGAAGGAGTCGTCAAAGGAATAACGGGAATTGATTCCGTCATCTTCCATGACCTAAACATATTCGAATAACAGTCATCACTACTAAatgaacattaataataataaaactactctGTGGTGGAGTGGACGACACTACGGCTATATATATGACAGAGTTATGCAATTATCGATCACACACGCCACATGACACACCCAACAAACACACTTTATTGGCAATAGTAACCCAGTCGGGACTCGTAGAAGGAGATGACCGTCTGCGGACACCGAGCATTCGCCACCGACACAGGAATCAGGTCGTAGAGGGGAGTACTCGACTTCCTGCACAATCGACAGGGTTGGATACCACTTCATCAGGAACATTGGCCTTCCCT harbors:
- the LOC115229868 gene encoding ELAV-like protein 2 gives rise to the protein MYGLPLTQVTNCRLMMDQSCGTSLCYGFISYGTQEQSQKAIDTLDGHVVDQKAIHVSFSRCQTGKTELRNLYVQNLPPSFMENNLKMLFETFGPVQSLKLLVDAHGMSKCSGMVMFYHPVCAESAIAVLNCKQVLPGTDKHIIVRYARQSSVKVTTGFLPYSHYDYFRYSPVARNVPPVQHHCVYVSNLIPGSTNLHLYQLFSRFGAIASVNSLPGNTTWASSIGFVNFVKYEEACAAVAALNMSKMGASEGKTLNVSFKSDFRRNK